Genomic window (Leptolyngbya sp. 'hensonii'):
CCGCATGCAGCAGGAAGGGGCCGATTTTGGCGAAGTCCTGGCTGAGGCCCAGCGGTTGGGCTACGCTGAGGCTGACCCAACTGCTGATGTGGATGGCCTGGATGCAGCGGATAAAATTGCCATTCTGGCCTCTCTGGCCTTCGGAGGTCGGATCAAGCTGCAGGATGTCTACTGCGAAGGCATCAGCCGGATCACGGCGGCAGATATCACCTACGCCGATCGCCTGGGCTTTGTCATCAAACTACTGGCCGTTGCCCGACGGAATGATGCCCCTGGCACAGAGGATACCCTCCAGATCAGGGTCCATCCGACGCTGGTTCCGAAGGAGCATCCCTTGGCCAGTATTCACGATGTGTTTAACGCCATTCTGGTGGAGGGGGATCCGATCGGCCAGGTGATGTTCTTCGGTCGGGGTGCCGGGGCTGGCCCCACGGCCAGTGCCGTGGTTTCCGATATTCTCAGTATTACCGCGCTGCTGAAATCCACAGGCAAGACTTCAGGAGGAGCCCATCCTTTGCTGGCCTGCTCCCACCAGCACTACTGTACCGTGGCCCCGATCGAGGATCTGGTCACCCGGTTTTATGCGCGCTTCCTGACTCAGGATTATCCAGGGGTGATTGGCAAGCTGGGCACCTGCTTTGGCGATCGGGATGTTAGTTTGGAGTCAGTTGTCCAGATCGGCTTTCAGAACGATATGGCAGAGATCGTAGTCGTAACCCACGATGTTCGAGAGGGAAATTTCCGCAGTGCCCTGGACGCCATTCGCACCTTACCGACCATCAAGGAAATTCCCAGCGTATTGCGGGTGCTGCAACATTAATCCCACCCCGTAGGGGGCCGATTCATCCCGTCCCGGATATGGGTCATCAGAGTTGTCGCCCTAGCCTGGACTATATCCCAATCGCCTGTCTGGATGGCGGTGCGGGGAAACAAATCCCCTGCCAGACCCACCGCCACCGCCCCCGCGCGCAGAAGCTCCGGGGTATTTGCGATCGTGACGCCCCCAGTTGGGATCAGGGGAATCTGCCCCAGGGGGCCTTGTAGCGCGGTGATGTAGGCTGAGCCCCCAACAGCCTGGATTGGAAAAACTTTGACACAGGCGGCTCCGGCCTGCCAGGCAGTCATAATTTCTGTCGGGGAGAGGGCACCGGGAATCATGGGAATCCCGGCAGCACCTGCCCGCTGAATCAATTCCGGGCTGGTATGGGGTGTGAAGAGAAACTGGGCCCCGGCGGCGATCGCCTCCTGCATGTCTGCCAGGGTGAGCAGGGTTCCGGCTCCGATTAGGCAATGGGGCAGATCTTGACGGAGTTGGGCAATCAGGTCAGTCGGTCGATCGCCATTCCAGGTAATTTCGATCAACCCCATGCCCCCAGCCGCAACCGCCCTGGCCATCTGGTGTCCCAACTGCAGGTGCGGCGATCGAATCACAGCAAAGGCACGGTAGCGCTGGACCAGGTCTAACCAATTGCTGCTTACCATGCTCAACCTGGCGAACTAGAGGTCACGATCGGGATCGGACCCAGGTTTGCCGGATGCAGGAACCCGCACAAAAGCACTGATCAGCAAACAGGCAATCCCAATATTGATGGACACATCAGCCAGATTGAAAATGGGGAAGTTAATCCATTTGAAGTGTAGAAAATCCACCACGGCACCACTCAGAAAGCGATCGATCCCGTTCCCCATGGCTCCCCCCAGGATCAAACCATAGCCAGCCTGTTCCCAACGGCCCATGCGGGGACCAAACCAGGCCAGGGCCATTAAGGCCAAACTGACTCCCAGGGAAAGCCACCGTAACCATGAGCCTCCCCCACTAAACAGGCTAAACGCTGCCCCCGTGTTCGTGGCATAGGTTAGATGGAAGACTTCTGGCCAGAGGGACCATCCCTCTTTGAGCGGTTTCAAAGCCTGAATCGCCCAATCTTTGCTGACGCGATCCAGGATCAGGCTCATCAAGGCGGCTATCCAGAAGAACTGGTTTTTCACTTTCATCATCACGAGCAATAGGCAGCAGGACGTAGAGGCATATTCATCCTATCGTCTATTGTCGATCGCCTAATAAAACATCAATCGGCGCATGGCATAGGCTAGAACAGCGACGGCACAGGTCACCGCCAGATGGCCAGGAATGTGATAAACGGAATGCATAAACAGGGAGTCTAGCAAAGAAGGGGCAAATTTATTAAACCAGTGAAAGGCATGCCCCAGCATCAAATAGCTGATCCCCGTGAGATGAATCGCCAGCAAACCACAGAGACAACTGAAACAGAGCGATTCGAGCTTGGGCGGAGCCAGGAAGGCGATCGACCCACAGATCCAGGCTCCAGGGAGGAACCCCAACAGGTAACCGAAGGTGGGGTCTTGATAGGAGTTCAACCCACCGCCACCCGTAAAGACCGGAAAACCCGATAACCCCAAAGCCAGATAAGCAATCTGAGACAGGGCTCCAGCATTTCTGCCCCCCATACAACCCACCAGTAAGACTGCACCAATCTGATAGGTGACACCCAAAGGATAAGCCTGCAGGCCATGATGACCCCATTCCCAGGGAGGACTGGTAATGAATGCCTGCAAAAAAGTGCCGATAATTGTAAGGATCAACCCAATGAAAGCCCAGAGCAGTTCAATGGGAACAGCGACCATTGACATCGACTTGCCAGAGAGAGAGGTCAGGTGAAAACCGGCCACAAGACCGCTTAAATCGAAGGCTATTATAAAGTGTTGGCATTCTATCACCTTCTTTTGCAGGAAGCCCACAAACTCAGGTATAGAAAAGAACACCATCATCCTTCTGCGCCCTATTGTTACAGGCATAGGCGTGAAACGCTGTCCTGAGATCCCAGATAGAAATCCAGCATCGATCGTTAACCTTTGCTTAAGCTCTGCCCTCCTAAAATTAAGCTGAAATCAACCCTATTTCCATCGCCCATCATGCCCAGATTAAAAAAGATCCCTGCAGAAATTAGCTTGAGTGATCCACAATACTATTTCAATCGGGAGTTGAGCTGGCTGGAATTTAACAATCGGGTGCTCCACGAAGCCTTTGATCCCAGAACCCGATTGCTGGAGCGGTTGAAATTCCTGGCGATTTTTAGTGCCAATCTGGACGAGTATTTCATGGTCAGGGTCTCGGCACTCAAGGAGCAGGTGGCAGCGCAGATCAGTCAGCTCAGTCCGGATGGGAAAACACCCCAGGAGCAACTGGACCTGATCAGCCAGCGGTTACGGCCCATGATTACCCAACAGCATCAACATTTTGAAAAGGCCCTGCGGCCTCAACTGGCCCACCACGGGATTCATCTGCTGGACTATATGGATCTCACCCAGGAACAGCGTCTGTATCTGCAGCAATATTACGAGGAGCAGATTTTTCCAGTGCTGACCCCTCTGGCGGTGGATCCGGGCCATCCCTTTCCCCACATGTCCAACCTCAGTTTGAGCCTTGCAGTTGTGGTCAAAGATCCGAAAACTGAGGAAGAATTATTCGCACGGGTGAAAGTTCCCAATATTTTGCCCCGCTTTATTGCCCTCCCGGAGCAACTGCGCCTGTATCATCAGGATAGCCCTGCCATCTGGACAGGTGTGCCCCTGGAGCAGGTGATTGCCCATAACCTGGAAAGCTTATTTTCTGGCATGCATATCCAGGAATGCTACCCTTTCCGCATCACCAGGGACGCCGATTTTGAGCTAGAAGAAGACGAAGCCGATGACCTGATGCTGGCGATCGAAGAAAATATCCGCAGACGTCGGATTGGGGGCTCCGTTGTGCGCATGGAAGTCCAGGCTTCTATGCCAGAGTCTGTCCGGGAACTGCTGCGGCAGGAGTTGGACCTGCAACCCAACGATGTCTATGAAGTGAACGGGTTGCTGGACCTGAAAGGACTGTTCTCCTTCATGGGTCTGCCGGTGCCAGACCTGAAAGATCTCGATTGGAAGTCCGTGGTTCATCCCCGCCTGCGTCGCATCGCCGAACCGGTTCTGGATGGTTCTAGCACGGCAGAAGAACGGGAAGACTTCTTTGCGGCCATCCGTAAAGGGGATATTTTGGTCCACCATCCTTATCATTCTTTTTCCAAATCAGTCCAGCGATTTATTACGGCAGCAGCTTATGACCCGCATGTTCTGGCCATTAAGATGACCCTTTACAGAACCTCAGGAGATTCTCCGATCGTCAATGCTCTGATCGCTGCTGCCGAGAATGGTAAACAGGTGGCGGTTCTGGTTGAACTGAAAGCCCGGTTTGATGAGGAGAATAATATCAACTGGGCTCGCAAACTGGAAAAAACCGGGGTTCATGTGGTCTACGGTCTGGTAGGGCTGAAGACCCATACAAAAACGGTCCTTGTTGTCCGCCGGGAGGACCATGGTATCCATCGTTATGTGCACATTGGCACTGGCAATTACAATCCCAAAACGGCCCGTCTATATACAGATCTGGGATTATTCAGTTGCCGAGAGGAATTAGGAGCAGATTTGACTGATCTGTTCAACTATCTGACCGGCTATTCCCGACAACAGTCCTACCGCAAGTTACTGGTGGCCCCGGTCAATCTCCGAGATCGCATGTTGGCTCTAATCCATCGAGAAATCGACCATGCCCAGAATGGCCATACGGGCAGGATTATTGCCAAGATGAACTCTTTGGTAGACCCCCAAATCGTTGCCAGTCTCTACAAAGCATCCCAGGCAGGGGTGCAAATTGATCTGATTATTCGCGGTATCTGTTGCCTGCGACCTGGTTTGGAGGGAATTAGCGACAATATTCGGGTCATCAGCATTATTGGCCGCTTTCTGGAACACTCGCGCATCTTTTATTTCTATAACCAGGGCCAGGAGGAAATCTTCATCGGCAGTGCTGACTGGATGCCCCGTAACCTGGATCGTCGGGTTGAAGCGGTTGTCCCGATCGAAGAACCCGATTTAATCAAGGACCTGCAGGAAATTCTGGGTATCATGCTGGCGGATAATCGTCAGGCCTGGGAATTACAGTCTGATGGGCGCTATCTGCAACGCAGCCCAGAAGGGGGGGCTCCTGATTTAGGCACACACCGCGTGCTGATGGAGACGGTTCAGTAAGTTGGTCATGGGCCATTTGCCATTGGGACTGTTGGCACCGATGACCCATAACCCATGACTAATTGTTATCTGCCGTTGGGAAAGTCCGTTTAAATTCGTCAATCAGATCGTCCATTTCTTCCAGAGCCTGATTGACATCAATCCTCAGAGTGCCCAGGTCTGGTTGTTCTAACAGGCGGACCAGGGTCTCCCGTTTGCTCTCAATTTGGGCAATTTGAATCCGGATTTCTTCTGGCGTCATCATGAGTCACTATTGCAATTAGCAGAGGTTAGCAGAGGTGGTCACAGCGTTGATGTGACTTTTATCTTCGGGCGACTGTTGCCCGTCCCTGGGAAAAAGTGAGATATCCCCTAAAGCACTTTATCGCATTCAACCCATGCAGAAAAGCATGAAGTCCAGGCTCTCACGATCGAGGTTTCATCCTCTTGCGGCCAAACGGATGATTTCATCCACAGCCCACCATCCGGAGCCCCGGTGTATTTCTGATGTCTGTATCCTGTATCCTTAATCGAGAGGTTGGTCTATGAAGGTTATATCCCGCTTATGCTGCGTCAAACTTCGTTAGGGACTTTAGGACTGTGGATTGGAGGGGTTCTGACCATTGTAGGGGTGGCGGCTTATATCACAGATAACGCAACCCTGAACTTGGCGGGTTTCTTCTACGGTATTCCGCTGCTGCTGGGGGGGTTAGCCTTGAAGGCTGGCGAACTTAAACCCATCCCTTACACCCAACCGACCTCCCCAGAAGTTGCAGCCCTGCGCGATCGGCAGGCCACCGTCACGCAGAACCAGATTCGCCTAGACGTGACGCGCTATCGCTATGGCCAATCGGCTCACCTGGATAGCTCGCTGCAACATCTGGGGCTTAGACCAACAGAGCAAGAACGGCCTGTGCTCCAGGGGATATGGGAAACCAATGTGAATGGTGACTATGCCCTTCTGTTGCAATTTGATTCCCCCTTTATTACCCTGGAAACCTGGCAGCAGAAGCGAGAGAAAATGGAAAAATTTTTTGGTCCTGATTTACGGGTTGAGATTACCCAGCCTGCCGATCAAAAAATTGAACTGGCTTTGATTGCAACTCCTAAGACGGATGCTTAACCTTCTCGTTGCCCTTCAGACAGGGGGGGGGCAGGGCTAGCCAGCCGGGAGGTCATGGGCTCAGGGATAGGCACCAGATCATCGATCGAGGGTTTACGAAATCGCCACCGCAAAGCTTTAGCAGCAGTTCTGGGGACGCCATAGAGCTTACTGATAAAAAGATTCCAGAGATAACCGTACTGTGGAAAGGTTTTGACCAGGAGCACATCGGTCACAACATGAAACCGCGGTGGTTTGAGCACAGCAGGCTTGTCAATATAGCGAATTTGTTCTGCCCCAGGCAGCCAGTGACCTATGGTTAGATCCTTCTGGAAGAATTTGGCCTGGACAAACAACCCCATGAGTCGATCGAACCCGGAGAAGGGAATCCAAGTCAAGGGGCCTAGCAGTTTGCTCCCCTGAGCCAGATCGGGCAGAGCCTGCTGGACTAACGTATTGCGCCAGACCACATTGTTGAAATTTTCAAAATGATAACCTTCATTATCAGTTCTCTCGGTCAGGGGCCAGAGCAACAGCTTCAGATTCAGAGGTTTGTCCAGAGGGGAGATCGGCACTTCCAGCAACCCTGTAAATTGCCCTTGCTGGTAAGGATAGGGATTTTCTGGGGTTTTTCGATCAACATTCAACGAGTTAATATCAGGGGTGGGAGCCCAATTTTGGTAAATCCGGGCTTCTTCTCGAAAATCAATCACGGCTTTTTTAAGTCTGAGAATCCAGCTCTCTGGAAATCGGTTGAAGTACTGGACTGTCAGATCCACCACATCAGGATGAACCAGATCATCATCATCCAGCGCCAGAACATAGTCCCCTGAAGCGTTGAGCAATGCTACAAAGCGCTGCATCATCTCACCCTTGAACGGACTCGTTATCAGCTTCACCCGACTATCTTCAATGGGTCGAATCCTGTTGTTGGGGGGGTAAACCATCACGAATTCAACTGCACCCTGCACCTTGAGTAATTGCTCCAGCCAGTAATCAGAAAATTTTCCCAGCGTCGGAGTCACGATCGAGAGGACAGGTTTGTTGTGCATAGCCGTTTGACATCTAATACCCTTCTTCTTCGTACTCCGGTGCTTTTTTCTTTTCAGGAATCTTCAATGGCTGACGAGATTCAGCTTCCGAACCCCAGACATCTTCCTCGACACTCTCATCAAAGCTTGACTTAACTATCGGATTATTCTCATAATCCTCGTCATAATCGTCTTCATAAGCTTCGTCGTAGTCATCCTCATCGTATTCCTCTTGAGGATAGCTATCACGATTGGTTGCTGGACTCCAGTTCGAGTCTTCTTCGTAATAATTAGGTTGTGGCTGCTGCTGACGCATCATCCGCTTAGGCGGGGCTGCTCCAGGCTGCTCCCAGTGATCATCATCCCAGGTTTCCTCTACGGCAGGGCGGGTTGCCCGCATAGGAGGCTGGGATGCCACTTTCTGGGGGGCGGGAAGTTGACGATCGACCGGTGTGGTGGGGGCGTAGGGCAACTCATCCTCATCCCTTTCCCAGGGCGGTCTGCCAATGCCAACGCGCTCCAGAATGCCAACGGTTAATTGATTTAGCCGGTCTTCTGCACCCTCAAACACAATCAGGCGATCGGGACCACTGCTGACAATTTCTTCTACCGGCAGTTCATAGGTGCTGATCACCTGATCCGGAATCAGGGGCAGACCCAGCTGGGCAATGATCAGGGAGGCCAGCTTGCCGTTCTCCACATCAAATCGGAAGCCCCGTACCCGACCCAGGGGTTCACCCGTTTCCGTGATCACTTCACTGTTGGTCAGGCTGTTGTAAACATCCACATTGACATCTTCGATTGCATCCTCCGTGTCCACCAGGATGACATCCCCAATCTGTCGGATGCTGCTGAGGAGCATAAACTTGGGTACACCGGAAACCAGGCCAGAGAGTAGGTTCTCCCGCAGGCTGAGGACGACCACCTCACGCTGATCAACATCGACCCATAGTTGACTGACGACCCCCAGACGCTTACCTGTGTCGCGGGTAATGACCTGGGTACCAAGTAGATCAGAGCGTTGCCAGATTTTATCGGATGTCATTTCAAGATTGTTAAGAACGCAGAAAGTAGAGTAGAGCCTAATCCAGATATGGTAGCAGGTGTGCACAAAAGGCACTGCAACAAATCCCTGAGTACAGGTCAGATCATTGTTGAGCGCGATTGCTCACGATTTGACTCAATCGGCTTGATAGAATCCGCAGAGTCAGCATCTTGATCCATTGCATCAGCCATAGCTTTAGAAAGCTCGTTCCCATTCTAGCCCCTTATCTGGGAACGAATGGAGGAGAACGTTGAAAGCAATCCTGGTCTGAGGCCTAAACAGATGCCGTTCGAGGCTGTAGTTCAATCCCCAGGACCTGGGTGTAGGCCCCACGGGCCTGAGTCACCCCGATCGTCCGTTCAGCCGACTCAATCATCGGTCGCCGCAGACTGACCACAATGAACTGAGCCTGTTCTGACTGACGACGAATCATGCGAGACAGGCGCTCCACATTTGCACCATCTAGAAACATATCCACTTCGTCAAAAGCATAGAACGGAGAAGGTCGGTAGCGTTGTAGGGCGAAGATAAAACTGAGAGCCGTGAGAGATTTCTCTCCCCCCGACATAGAGGCCAGCCGCTGGACCGGCTTTCCCTTCGGATGGGCCACCAGGTTTAGGCCACTACCAAAGGGATCTTCGGGATCATCCAATTGAAGATGGCCATCCCCATCCGATAGCTCGGCAAAAATCGCCTGGAAGTTGATATTCACGGCGTCAAAAGCTTCCCTAAAAGCCCGTTGCCGCAGGGTGGTAAAGTTTTCAATCCGCAGGAGCAGTTCCGTGCGCTCTTCATTCAGGGTTGCCAATTTTTGGCTGAGTTCCTGCAGTCGGGTCTGGGTGCGATCGTACTCCTCCAGGGCCAGCATATTTACAGGTTCCATTGCCTGGAGCCGCTTTTGCAGAGATCTCAACTCCTGCTGCAGTTGCTCGGCCCCCAGGGTCTCGGGAATCTCAGGCAAGGGATCAGGCAGCTCCCCCTGTTGGGCTTGCAACTGCTCCAGGAGAGCTGCCAACTCAGTCCGGCGGGCCGTCTGGGTTTCCCCCAATTTCTGCGCCTGCCATTCGAGTTGTTGCTGGGCCATAGTTCGCTCCCGCACCTGGCGTTCAGCCCGATCGCGATCCTGCCTGGCTGACCCCAGGGTTTGTTCCAGAGCTGCCAGAGCCGTCTGGGTCTGGGCAATTTCTCCCTGCAGGATACTCTGTTGCTGACTGAGGGCAGTCTGTTGATTTAAAACAGCCGTCTGTTGCCCCCGGTAGTCTTCTATCCGCCCCTGTAGTTGCTGGAGCTTTTCCTGTAAGCGTTGCCCCTGATTTTCTAAATCCTGCAGGTGTTGTTCCATCTTTCTGAGGGCCTGATCCCGCCCCTGGAGCAGCGCCTCCCGTTCGCGCACGATCGCCTGAGCCTGCTGCCATTCACTGTGGGTTTGAGATTGCTCCAGATCTGCCAGAGCCGCTCGCAATTGCCTTAGTTCTGCCTCCTGTAGGGGTAACTCACAGGCCAAAACATCTAGCCGTTGCCGAACCGTCGTCAGTTCTTCATTGTTCCGAGCCCGCTGCTCCCCAGTTTGAGTCTGCTGCTGTCCCAGTCGTCCGATCTCCGACTGTAGCCTCTCTGCCTGCAGTTCGGTTTCCCGCAACTGTTGACGAGCCTCTATGAGCTCCTGGGTCTTTTGTTTTGCCAACACAGAGAGGCGACTGATTTCTGTTTCACAGCGACTCAGGATGCGATCGACCTCCTGCAAGCGATCCCGCAATTCTGCCACCTCGGCTGATTCCGCAGGCGCGACCTTACCGAAGTGAATGGCATAACGGGTATCCACACTGCCCCCGGTCATAGCTCCACTGGTTTCCAGTAACTCCCCATCCAGGGTTACCATCCGGAACTGGCCCAGGTTACGTCGGGCTGCCTCCAGGGTTTCAAACACGATCGTATTGCCAAAAACAAAGGCAAACACATCCCGATAGCGATCGTCGCATTCAATCAGGTTCAGAGCAAAATCTACTAACCCCTCTGCCCGTTTCCAGGTAGCCAGAGAGAGGGGCCGGGGTGCCTGAATCTTGTTCAGGGGTAAAAAGGTGGCTCTGCCTGCTTTCTTTTGTTTC
Coding sequences:
- a CDS encoding PRC-barrel domain-containing protein, whose amino-acid sequence is MTSDKIWQRSDLLGTQVITRDTGKRLGVVSQLWVDVDQREVVVLSLRENLLSGLVSGVPKFMLLSSIRQIGDVILVDTEDAIEDVNVDVYNSLTNSEVITETGEPLGRVRGFRFDVENGKLASLIIAQLGLPLIPDQVISTYELPVEEIVSSGPDRLIVFEGAEDRLNQLTVGILERVGIGRPPWERDEDELPYAPTTPVDRQLPAPQKVASQPPMRATRPAVEETWDDDHWEQPGAAPPKRMMRQQQPQPNYYEEDSNWSPATNRDSYPQEEYDEDDYDEAYEDDYDEDYENNPIVKSSFDESVEEDVWGSEAESRQPLKIPEKKKAPEYEEEGY
- a CDS encoding glycosyltransferase, which produces MHNKPVLSIVTPTLGKFSDYWLEQLLKVQGAVEFVMVYPPNNRIRPIEDSRVKLITSPFKGEMMQRFVALLNASGDYVLALDDDDLVHPDVVDLTVQYFNRFPESWILRLKKAVIDFREEARIYQNWAPTPDINSLNVDRKTPENPYPYQQGQFTGLLEVPISPLDKPLNLKLLLWPLTERTDNEGYHFENFNNVVWRNTLVQQALPDLAQGSKLLGPLTWIPFSGFDRLMGLFVQAKFFQKDLTIGHWLPGAEQIRYIDKPAVLKPPRFHVVTDVLLVKTFPQYGYLWNLFISKLYGVPRTAAKALRWRFRKPSIDDLVPIPEPMTSRLASPAPPLSEGQREG
- a CDS encoding biotin transporter BioY, which translates into the protein MVAVPIELLWAFIGLILTIIGTFLQAFITSPPWEWGHHGLQAYPLGVTYQIGAVLLVGCMGGRNAGALSQIAYLALGLSGFPVFTGGGGLNSYQDPTFGYLLGFLPGAWICGSIAFLAPPKLESLCFSCLCGLLAIHLTGISYLMLGHAFHWFNKFAPSLLDSLFMHSVYHIPGHLAVTCAVAVLAYAMRRLMFY
- the ppk1 gene encoding polyphosphate kinase 1 — encoded protein: MPRLKKIPAEISLSDPQYYFNRELSWLEFNNRVLHEAFDPRTRLLERLKFLAIFSANLDEYFMVRVSALKEQVAAQISQLSPDGKTPQEQLDLISQRLRPMITQQHQHFEKALRPQLAHHGIHLLDYMDLTQEQRLYLQQYYEEQIFPVLTPLAVDPGHPFPHMSNLSLSLAVVVKDPKTEEELFARVKVPNILPRFIALPEQLRLYHQDSPAIWTGVPLEQVIAHNLESLFSGMHIQECYPFRITRDADFELEEDEADDLMLAIEENIRRRRIGGSVVRMEVQASMPESVRELLRQELDLQPNDVYEVNGLLDLKGLFSFMGLPVPDLKDLDWKSVVHPRLRRIAEPVLDGSSTAEEREDFFAAIRKGDILVHHPYHSFSKSVQRFITAAAYDPHVLAIKMTLYRTSGDSPIVNALIAAAENGKQVAVLVELKARFDEENNINWARKLEKTGVHVVYGLVGLKTHTKTVLVVRREDHGIHRYVHIGTGNYNPKTARLYTDLGLFSCREELGADLTDLFNYLTGYSRQQSYRKLLVAPVNLRDRMLALIHREIDHAQNGHTGRIIAKMNSLVDPQIVASLYKASQAGVQIDLIIRGICCLRPGLEGISDNIRVISIIGRFLEHSRIFYFYNQGQEEIFIGSADWMPRNLDRRVEAVVPIEEPDLIKDLQEILGIMLADNRQAWELQSDGRYLQRSPEGGAPDLGTHRVLMETVQ
- a CDS encoding homoserine dehydrogenase — protein: MGEVIILRVKTVTFKLGLLGLGTVGTGTAQILLDPAQRHPLLQELEIHRVGVRSLDRPRALELSPSLLTTDLEAIVTDPAVEIVVEVMGGLEPARSLILQAIAHGKHVVTANKAVIARFGDEIFTAANQAGVYVLLEAAVGGGIPIIQPLKQSLGVNRIQAVTGIVNGTTNYILTRMQQEGADFGEVLAEAQRLGYAEADPTADVDGLDAADKIAILASLAFGGRIKLQDVYCEGISRITAADITYADRLGFVIKLLAVARRNDAPGTEDTLQIRVHPTLVPKEHPLASIHDVFNAILVEGDPIGQVMFFGRGAGAGPTASAVVSDILSITALLKSTGKTSGGAHPLLACSHQHYCTVAPIEDLVTRFYARFLTQDYPGVIGKLGTCFGDRDVSLESVVQIGFQNDMAEIVVVTHDVREGNFRSALDAIRTLPTIKEIPSVLRVLQH
- the lspA gene encoding signal peptidase II, with translation MMKVKNQFFWIAALMSLILDRVSKDWAIQALKPLKEGWSLWPEVFHLTYATNTGAAFSLFSGGGSWLRWLSLGVSLALMALAWFGPRMGRWEQAGYGLILGGAMGNGIDRFLSGAVVDFLHFKWINFPIFNLADVSINIGIACLLISAFVRVPASGKPGSDPDRDL
- a CDS encoding DUF2854 domain-containing protein: MLRQTSLGTLGLWIGGVLTIVGVAAYITDNATLNLAGFFYGIPLLLGGLALKAGELKPIPYTQPTSPEVAALRDRQATVTQNQIRLDVTRYRYGQSAHLDSSLQHLGLRPTEQERPVLQGIWETNVNGDYALLLQFDSPFITLETWQQKREKMEKFFGPDLRVEITQPADQKIELALIATPKTDA
- a CDS encoding bifunctional 4-hydroxy-2-oxoglutarate aldolase/2-dehydro-3-deoxy-phosphogluconate aldolase; the protein is MVSSNWLDLVQRYRAFAVIRSPHLQLGHQMARAVAAGGMGLIEITWNGDRPTDLIAQLRQDLPHCLIGAGTLLTLADMQEAIAAGAQFLFTPHTSPELIQRAGAAGIPMIPGALSPTEIMTAWQAGAACVKVFPIQAVGGSAYITALQGPLGQIPLIPTGGVTIANTPELLRAGAVAVGLAGDLFPRTAIQTGDWDIVQARATTLMTHIRDGMNRPPTGWD